A part of Pectinatus sottacetonis genomic DNA contains:
- a CDS encoding DJ-1/PfpI family protein, producing the protein MLKPINQKLKVATLVCPGVFLPDVVNAHTAFSLSPNIETYLVWKTLEPFNAYTGWPMAATTTFNECPDVDVLIIGMMAPDSAADQEIIKFVQQKAKHANAIIGICYGVLVLGSAGLLEGKRATSNFSVGDSLKEFGATPVLTSEVVIDGNLYTAGPAHGCFEAAIEVISTLRGDDIAKTIELAFEYDPHPKFKVGSPSLAGPELAQKISNKHQEMTNTYLNAARTAYQTTRNKVNNLDDC; encoded by the coding sequence ATGTTAAAACCGATCAATCAAAAATTAAAAGTTGCTACTCTTGTTTGTCCAGGCGTTTTTTTACCAGATGTAGTTAATGCACATACCGCTTTTAGCTTATCACCCAATATAGAAACATATCTCGTATGGAAAACCCTCGAACCTTTCAATGCATATACAGGTTGGCCTATGGCAGCAACAACTACCTTTAATGAATGCCCTGATGTTGATGTATTAATCATTGGTATGATGGCTCCAGACAGTGCGGCAGATCAAGAAATTATAAAATTTGTCCAGCAGAAAGCAAAGCATGCCAATGCAATAATCGGCATTTGTTATGGAGTTCTGGTTCTTGGAAGTGCGGGTCTTTTAGAAGGCAAGCGGGCTACCTCCAATTTTTCTGTAGGAGATTCATTAAAAGAATTTGGTGCTACTCCTGTGTTGACCAGTGAAGTTGTTATTGACGGTAATTTGTATACGGCAGGCCCGGCGCATGGATGTTTTGAAGCAGCAATTGAAGTTATTTCTACACTACGTGGAGATGATATAGCAAAAACGATTGAATTAGCTTTTGAATACGATCCACATCCTAAGTTTAAAGTAGGCAGTCCCAGCCTTGCTGGTCCCGAGCTTGCACAAAAAATATCAAACAAGCACCAAGAGATGACTAATACCTATCTGAATGCAGCGCGTACAGCTTATCAAACAACCCGCAACAAAGTTAATAATTTAGATGATTGTTAG
- the ltrA gene encoding group II intron reverse transcriptase/maturase — MQRKQKTNKMDCPCKGMLETDSSKGAQSMTSLGTATKNRVNLLEIILSPANLNEAYLRVKRKKGAAGVDGMKVDEMYGWLKEHKEEFLESLKNGKYKPQPVRRVEIPKPDGGKRKLGIPTVLDRVIQQAIMQVLQPIFEQTFSDNSYGFRPGKSAHLAIKQAEAYYKEGYTKIVDLDLAQYFDTVNHDMLINMLREEIQDERAIALIRKYLKSGVMEGGIISPTMAGTPQGGNLSPLLSNIYLTKFDKLLESRGHKFVRYADDCNIYVKTPRAAKCVMESCINYLEGKLKLKVNRKKSKIGSPLREKFLGFSLHKVVGKIGIRPHQNVIRKFKQKVKEITGRSRGRSIESILLELKNYTIGWLNYFSISDMRSRIQDLNQWIRRRLRMYLWKQWKKISARFKNLNRLGLYKGKAWEYANTRLGYWRIANSPILGKTLTDKYLESLGYMNIAKKYEMFHSR, encoded by the coding sequence ATGCAAAGAAAGCAGAAAACCAATAAAATGGACTGCCCTTGTAAGGGTATGTTGGAAACAGATAGTAGCAAGGGAGCGCAGAGCATGACATCGCTGGGAACTGCAACAAAGAACCGTGTGAACCTGTTAGAAATAATCCTAAGTCCGGCAAATCTCAATGAAGCCTATCTCAGGGTAAAGCGAAAGAAAGGCGCAGCCGGAGTAGATGGCATGAAAGTTGACGAAATGTACGGATGGTTAAAAGAACATAAGGAAGAATTCCTTGAATCGCTAAAGAACGGGAAATATAAACCACAGCCGGTACGGCGGGTAGAAATACCTAAGCCAGACGGAGGGAAAAGAAAGCTTGGCATACCAACAGTACTGGACAGAGTAATACAACAAGCAATAATGCAGGTACTACAGCCAATTTTCGAACAGACATTCTCAGACAACAGTTATGGATTCAGACCGGGAAAGAGTGCGCACCTGGCCATAAAACAGGCGGAAGCCTATTATAAAGAAGGATACACTAAAATAGTGGACCTTGACCTTGCACAGTACTTTGACACGGTAAATCATGACATGCTCATAAACATGCTCCGAGAAGAAATACAGGATGAGCGCGCAATAGCACTCATCCGAAAATATTTAAAGAGCGGAGTAATGGAAGGCGGAATAATAAGCCCGACAATGGCAGGAACGCCGCAGGGAGGAAACCTGTCACCATTACTGTCTAACATCTATCTTACAAAATTTGACAAACTGCTAGAAAGCAGGGGACATAAATTTGTAAGATACGCCGATGACTGTAACATCTATGTAAAAACGCCAAGAGCGGCAAAATGTGTAATGGAGAGCTGTATAAACTATCTTGAAGGAAAACTGAAACTAAAAGTCAACCGGAAGAAAAGTAAAATAGGCAGCCCATTGCGGGAAAAGTTTTTAGGATTTTCTCTGCACAAAGTAGTAGGGAAAATAGGAATCAGGCCACACCAAAATGTAATCCGGAAATTCAAGCAAAAGGTGAAAGAAATAACCGGCCGCAGTCGCGGCCGGTCAATAGAAAGCATCTTGCTTGAATTAAAAAATTATACAATAGGCTGGCTTAATTACTTTTCCATAAGCGATATGCGCAGCAGAATACAAGATTTAAACCAGTGGATTAGGCGTAGATTGAGAATGTATCTGTGGAAACAGTGGAAGAAAATTTCCGCGAGATTTAAAAATCTGAATCGATTAGGATTGTACAAAGGCAAGGCGTGGGAGTATGCCAATACAAGACTGGGGTACTGGCGCATCGCAAACAGTCCAATATTAGGCAAAACACTAACAGATAAATATCTTGAGTCGCTTGGTTATATGAATATAGCCAAGAAATATGAGATGTTTCATTCACGTTAA
- a CDS encoding transposase, with amino-acid sequence MKNITPNHSKVKQAVLPLFISYYLNICDPVLVFDRFMEGIDLEKYLKNVPEHVTGRIRYNPTSMLKTILFGFMTNGYISLRELEDCCKVNLRFMYLMDHETPSYRTFGYFIENMLNPSIEELFSDINKKIFAEDHVDLNHLYIDGSKFEANANKYSWVWKKATEKSRYRLFEKITGLLDKINDDLAGFNIKIDTNSEYVPEYLNEVTDRYAKIYEIDETKFVHGKGHRKTPRQRYYERLQEYTAKLKEYVEKITICGPDRNSYSKTDHCATFMRIKTDYMGNDQLLPAYNVQFGIADEYIAVADVNQYRADMDCFVPLLEKFHNTYGFYPKYPVADAGYGSYNNYIYCEQHGMEKYMKFTMYKKETTNAKYRENQFRPVNFKIDEEGTLRCPAGQAFHLQYRQNVKGNRYGRQEEVYQCENCTDCPYGAECKKTDKNRMIRLNQELTSMHQEVVNNLESIQGALLRMNRSIQSEGTFGIMKNNRWYKRIIRKGLEQVRLEIFLVSIGHNLYKYHNKKLRLKKAA; translated from the coding sequence ATGAAAAACATTACCCCTAATCATTCTAAAGTAAAACAGGCAGTTTTGCCACTATTTATTTCATATTATCTGAATATCTGTGATCCCGTGCTGGTTTTTGACCGATTTATGGAGGGAATCGACTTGGAGAAGTACCTGAAAAATGTTCCGGAACACGTTACCGGACGCATCAGATACAACCCGACCAGTATGTTGAAAACAATCTTATTTGGATTTATGACAAATGGATATATCTCTCTGCGCGAACTGGAAGATTGCTGTAAAGTCAATCTTCGCTTTATGTACCTTATGGATCATGAGACACCTTCTTACCGAACTTTCGGATATTTCATCGAAAATATGCTCAATCCATCGATTGAGGAATTGTTCAGCGATATCAATAAGAAAATCTTTGCCGAAGATCATGTGGATTTGAACCATCTGTATATCGATGGTTCGAAATTTGAGGCAAATGCCAATAAATACAGCTGGGTATGGAAGAAAGCAACTGAAAAGTCCAGATACAGGCTTTTTGAAAAAATCACCGGGTTACTTGATAAAATCAACGATGATCTTGCCGGATTTAATATCAAAATTGATACGAATTCCGAATATGTTCCTGAATACCTGAATGAAGTAACAGATCGGTATGCCAAAATCTATGAAATAGATGAAACAAAATTTGTCCATGGAAAAGGCCATCGAAAAACACCCCGGCAGCGCTATTACGAACGGCTTCAGGAATATACAGCCAAACTCAAAGAATATGTTGAAAAAATAACTATTTGTGGTCCAGACCGGAACAGTTATTCCAAAACAGATCACTGTGCGACATTCATGCGGATCAAGACAGATTATATGGGCAACGACCAGCTCCTGCCAGCCTACAATGTTCAATTTGGTATTGCAGATGAATACATAGCTGTAGCTGATGTAAATCAATACCGTGCAGACATGGATTGTTTTGTTCCCTTACTGGAGAAATTTCATAATACCTACGGATTTTATCCAAAGTATCCCGTAGCTGACGCAGGCTATGGTTCATACAACAATTATATTTACTGTGAGCAGCACGGGATGGAAAAATACATGAAATTCACGATGTACAAGAAAGAAACCACAAATGCGAAGTATCGAGAGAATCAGTTTCGCCCAGTAAATTTCAAGATTGATGAAGAAGGTACTCTGCGTTGTCCCGCAGGACAGGCATTTCATCTGCAATACAGACAAAATGTAAAAGGAAATCGATACGGACGTCAGGAAGAAGTTTACCAGTGCGAAAATTGTACAGATTGTCCTTATGGTGCCGAATGTAAAAAGACGGACAAAAACAGGATGATTCGTCTTAACCAGGAACTAACCTCTATGCATCAAGAAGTTGTGAACAACTTAGAAAGCATTCAAGGAGCGCTTCTTCGTATGAATCGCTCGATTCAATCTGAAGGTACTTTTGGGATTATGAAAAATAACCGCTGGTACAAAAGAATTATTCGAAAAGGCCTGGAACAGGTACGTTTAGAGATTTTCCTGGTTTCCATTGGGCACAATCTTTATAAATACCACAATAAAAAACTACGCTTGAAGAAAGCCGCATAA
- a CDS encoding PTS sugar transporter subunit IIB, which produces MNIYLVCNAGMSTSILVKKMQDEVAKQNLSDVHVEAFSVEILDEKVATADVVLLGPQIRHMLDDVKKIVNGKCPVEVIDMRDYGMINGKKVLEKALKLVKK; this is translated from the coding sequence ATGAATATTTATTTAGTTTGTAATGCAGGAATGTCAACATCAATTTTAGTTAAGAAGATGCAGGATGAAGTTGCAAAACAAAATTTATCAGATGTGCATGTAGAAGCTTTTTCAGTAGAAATATTAGATGAAAAAGTAGCTACGGCAGATGTAGTTTTATTAGGACCTCAGATCCGCCATATGCTTGACGATGTAAAGAAAATAGTAAATGGAAAATGCCCGGTAGAAGTAATAGATATGAGAGATTATGGTATGATCAACGGGAAAAAGGTATTAGAAAAAGCATTAAAACTTGTAAAAAAATAA
- a CDS encoding PTS sugar transporter subunit IIC: MSGTVVSAFEKILMPIAAKISSNKYLLAMRDSFSMILPFMIVGSFFGIIEWVVIDPTGTIMGAKGLGLGAKMTGLTGDAYLASAFVAKLKSIQGLCNLVVTIGFGVFSLLLVAAFSYRLGGIWGGDKFSTALAGIASFLIVTPQQVGKTGGFSLDYFGNKGVLSALIVATVASWVFVKLSKNKKIRINMPDTVPPAVSQSFAVLVPVLITLGGFAIFAAILSWYDVPPLNDLIYKIIQAPLMGFSQGLGFSLLYQFIVWFFWWFGIHGHNVTAAIQNTVYMPAQLANQAGSASYIFSNGFFEAGLMHVMGLVIAIFLFSKKDSWRAVAKLGAPAMLFNIQEPLAFGIPIVLNPILLVPYILAPLANTVVGWLAISSGLVPIFKYVVPWTMPMFFCATIGTGSIAGGILQLVWLAMDVCIYAPFVIASNRIKDAEEAEE; this comes from the coding sequence ATGAGCGGAACAGTAGTATCGGCTTTTGAAAAAATACTGATGCCAATAGCAGCGAAGATATCAAGTAACAAATATCTTTTGGCTATGAGAGATTCATTCTCAATGATATTACCTTTTATGATAGTAGGATCGTTTTTCGGTATCATAGAATGGGTGGTAATTGACCCTACAGGGACAATAATGGGGGCTAAAGGTTTAGGCCTTGGTGCTAAAATGACGGGCTTGACGGGAGATGCATATCTGGCATCTGCTTTTGTGGCAAAGTTAAAAAGTATCCAGGGACTATGTAATTTAGTTGTAACAATAGGCTTTGGTGTGTTTTCATTATTATTAGTAGCCGCTTTTTCTTATCGTTTAGGTGGTATATGGGGCGGAGATAAATTTTCTACAGCATTGGCTGGTATAGCGTCATTCCTAATAGTAACACCACAGCAAGTAGGAAAAACAGGCGGATTTAGTCTTGATTATTTTGGCAACAAAGGTGTACTATCAGCACTTATAGTAGCAACAGTAGCATCATGGGTATTTGTAAAACTATCCAAGAATAAAAAAATTCGCATAAATATGCCAGATACAGTACCACCGGCAGTTTCTCAGTCATTTGCAGTATTAGTACCAGTATTGATAACATTAGGTGGATTTGCAATATTTGCCGCGATTTTATCATGGTATGATGTTCCACCATTGAATGACCTTATATATAAAATAATACAGGCACCACTGATGGGATTCTCGCAAGGTTTAGGATTCTCTTTATTATATCAGTTTATAGTATGGTTCTTCTGGTGGTTTGGTATTCATGGACATAATGTAACAGCAGCAATTCAAAACACTGTGTATATGCCGGCTCAGTTAGCAAACCAGGCAGGAAGTGCATCATATATTTTCAGTAATGGTTTTTTTGAAGCAGGATTAATGCATGTAATGGGATTAGTAATAGCAATCTTTCTGTTTTCCAAGAAAGACAGTTGGAGAGCCGTAGCAAAACTAGGAGCACCGGCCATGCTGTTTAATATACAGGAACCATTAGCTTTTGGTATTCCAATAGTATTGAATCCAATACTTCTTGTACCGTATATACTGGCTCCATTGGCAAATACCGTAGTAGGCTGGCTGGCCATATCATCAGGGCTGGTACCGATATTTAAATATGTTGTACCATGGACAATGCCAATGTTTTTCTGCGCGACAATAGGAACAGGTTCAATAGCCGGAGGAATATTGCAGTTGGTATGGCTGGCAATGGATGTATGTATTTATGCCCCGTTTGTAATTGCCTCAAACAGGATAAAAGATGCTGAAGAGGCTGAGGAATAA
- a CDS encoding PTS lactose/cellobiose transporter subunit IIA, with the protein MDEKVTEQSMQLILHAGTGRSMVMEAVKDLLKTGDVDAARKKIEDAGKEIGEAHNIQTALMSAECDGKEVEKSILLIHAQDHFMSALVVRDMGQLMVSMYETMCKNNK; encoded by the coding sequence ATGGATGAAAAAGTAACAGAACAATCAATGCAGCTCATATTGCATGCAGGTACAGGCAGATCAATGGTAATGGAAGCCGTGAAGGATTTATTGAAAACCGGTGATGTTGATGCAGCTCGTAAAAAAATTGAAGATGCAGGAAAAGAAATAGGCGAAGCACATAATATCCAGACAGCCTTGATGTCCGCCGAATGTGATGGTAAAGAAGTAGAAAAATCAATATTGTTAATACATGCACAAGATCATTTTATGTCAGCTTTAGTCGTACGTGATATGGGACAGTTAATGGTAAGTATGTATGAAACTATGTGTAAGAACAACAAATAA
- a CDS encoding glycoside hydrolase family 1 protein, with translation MQLVAFDRRRGKERIREMNLKYKFPAKFWWGAATSGPQSEGRFYKKNDNVFDYWYDTEPQDFFNRVGPNVASNFYNSYKEDISMMKQIGLNSVRTSIQWTRLIKDFETAEVDEDAVCFYNKVIDEFLKQGILPVMNLHHFDLPVELYKKYGGWESKKVVDMFVLFAKKCFELFGDRVKHWVTFNEPMVIVEGEYLYQFHYPKLVDGKKAVQVLYNLNLASAKVIEVFHKSVCAQNGGEIGIVLNLTPSYPRSQEEKDVKAANFVEDFFNRSFLDTAVKGKFTESLVETLKKDNVLWESTDEELKTIHDNTVDFLGVNYYQPRRAKAKEEPFDESKGWMPDKYFDDYKLPGCRMNPYRGWEIYPQAIYDIAINIRDNYNNISWYLSENGMGVEGEEKYIKEDGSIDDQYRIDFYEEHLSWLHKAIEEGSNCFGFHAWTPIDCWSWSNAYKNRYGYIAVDLATQIKTIKKSGYWIKKVAAQNGF, from the coding sequence TTGCAGCTTGTTGCATTTGACAGAAGAAGAGGGAAAGAAAGGATACGTGAAATGAATTTGAAATATAAATTTCCGGCAAAATTTTGGTGGGGAGCAGCAACTTCAGGTCCGCAGTCAGAAGGACGTTTTTATAAGAAAAATGATAATGTTTTTGATTATTGGTATGACACAGAGCCACAGGATTTTTTTAATCGCGTAGGACCGAATGTAGCTTCTAATTTCTATAACAGTTATAAAGAAGACATCAGTATGATGAAACAGATTGGATTGAATTCTGTTCGCACATCTATCCAGTGGACACGCCTTATCAAGGATTTTGAAACAGCAGAAGTTGATGAAGACGCAGTATGTTTTTACAATAAGGTAATTGATGAGTTTTTAAAGCAGGGTATTTTACCAGTAATGAATCTGCATCATTTTGACTTGCCAGTAGAACTTTATAAAAAATATGGCGGCTGGGAATCGAAAAAAGTTGTTGATATGTTTGTACTTTTTGCTAAAAAATGTTTTGAACTTTTTGGCGATAGAGTGAAACATTGGGTTACCTTTAACGAACCAATGGTTATCGTTGAAGGGGAATACCTCTATCAATTTCATTATCCTAAACTCGTTGATGGCAAAAAAGCTGTACAAGTATTATATAACCTCAATTTAGCATCAGCTAAAGTAATAGAAGTTTTTCATAAAAGTGTGTGTGCCCAAAATGGCGGAGAAATAGGTATTGTTCTCAATCTTACACCTTCATATCCACGTTCGCAGGAAGAAAAAGATGTTAAAGCAGCTAATTTTGTAGAAGATTTCTTCAATCGTTCCTTTTTAGATACAGCAGTAAAAGGCAAATTTACTGAATCACTAGTTGAAACATTAAAAAAAGATAATGTTTTATGGGAATCAACTGATGAAGAATTGAAAACAATACATGACAATACAGTTGATTTTCTGGGAGTAAATTATTATCAGCCGCGTCGTGCCAAAGCTAAAGAAGAGCCTTTTGATGAATCAAAAGGCTGGATGCCTGATAAATATTTTGATGACTATAAACTGCCGGGCTGCCGTATGAACCCTTACCGCGGATGGGAAATATATCCTCAGGCAATTTATGATATAGCTATTAACATTCGTGATAACTATAATAATATTTCATGGTATCTTTCTGAAAATGGAATGGGAGTAGAAGGCGAAGAAAAATATATAAAAGAAGACGGCAGTATTGATGACCAATATCGTATAGACTTTTATGAAGAGCATCTTTCATGGCTTCACAAAGCTATTGAAGAAGGTTCAAACTGCTTTGGTTTTCATGCATGGACTCCTATAGATTGCTGGTCATGGTCAAATGCTTATAAGAATAGATATGGATATATTGCAGTAGACCTTGCAACACAGATAAAGACTATAAAAAAATCCGGTTATTGGATAAAGAAGGTTGCTGCGCAAAATGGATTTTAA
- a CDS encoding glycoside hydrolase family 26 protein codes for MKIKMLLKTAAMCALISAVSTTAAFAAKADDSAWKDPNSKIYVDKTAVPDNAKAKAQTPTVKELAAKAPKTIILTDPNATSETVGLYEYLAALGKTDYVIYGHQNDAHHKMFLVDSGTNSDTKDITGSLSGIVGMDALSLTGSELNLTKEEKAKGITYVDKLADIAIKASKQGAIITLSMHMPNFDLVKKRGMKNGKYDYIGYSPNVFTGNVVKRIVPGGDLNDVYTGYLDLIADFAAKLEKAGVPVIYRPLHEHNGFWFYWGAKHCTADEFINLYRYTVKYFRDVKHVHNFLYAISPNGPFHTNAAYLDRYPGDRYVDIMGVDTYDDNPPGGTKDDPWFKDFADTLKVVGTVAKLHHKIPALTEVGIRDGGSLAVADNKNKTWFSQISKMVGKTDMPYFMVWSNFEREPHNFFEPYMVSKTRGHEMINDFIDYYNEKDSIFADGITNYRQMPQPNIINK; via the coding sequence GTGAAGATAAAAATGTTATTGAAAACAGCTGCGATGTGCGCACTTATTAGTGCAGTATCTACAACTGCAGCTTTTGCGGCAAAAGCTGATGATTCAGCGTGGAAAGATCCTAACAGTAAAATTTATGTAGATAAAACAGCTGTACCGGATAATGCTAAAGCCAAGGCACAAACACCGACCGTTAAAGAACTTGCAGCAAAAGCACCCAAGACAATTATTTTGACTGATCCGAATGCTACATCTGAAACAGTAGGTCTTTATGAATATCTTGCAGCATTGGGAAAAACCGATTATGTGATTTATGGACATCAAAACGATGCACATCATAAAATGTTTCTTGTTGACAGTGGAACTAATTCTGATACAAAAGACATTACCGGTTCTTTATCAGGAATAGTAGGAATGGATGCACTTTCCCTTACCGGTTCAGAATTAAACCTGACTAAAGAAGAAAAAGCTAAAGGAATTACTTACGTTGATAAATTAGCTGATATAGCCATTAAAGCATCAAAACAAGGTGCTATAATAACATTATCCATGCATATGCCTAACTTTGATTTGGTAAAAAAACGTGGTATGAAAAATGGTAAATATGACTATATTGGTTATTCACCAAATGTCTTTACTGGTAATGTAGTAAAACGCATTGTACCGGGAGGCGATTTAAATGATGTATATACAGGATATCTTGATTTGATAGCTGATTTTGCTGCGAAACTGGAAAAAGCAGGTGTTCCTGTTATATATCGTCCGCTTCACGAACATAATGGTTTTTGGTTCTATTGGGGAGCAAAACATTGTACAGCAGATGAATTTATTAACCTCTATCGGTATACAGTTAAATATTTTCGTGATGTCAAGCATGTGCATAATTTCCTTTATGCTATTTCGCCAAATGGACCGTTCCACACTAATGCAGCATATCTTGACAGATATCCCGGTGATAGATATGTGGATATTATGGGTGTAGATACTTATGATGACAATCCTCCCGGGGGGACTAAAGATGATCCATGGTTCAAAGATTTTGCAGATACATTGAAAGTAGTTGGCACTGTAGCAAAGCTTCATCATAAGATCCCGGCTTTGACAGAAGTAGGTATTCGTGATGGTGGCAGTCTGGCTGTAGCTGATAACAAGAATAAAACATGGTTCAGTCAAATTTCTAAGATGGTTGGAAAAACGGATATGCCATATTTTATGGTATGGTCCAACTTTGAACGTGAACCACATAATTTTTTTGAACCATATATGGTAAGCAAGACCCGCGGCCATGAAATGATTAATGACTTTATAGATTATTATAATGAAAAGGATTCGATATTTGCCGATGGAATAACCAACTATCGTCAAATGCCGCAGCCAAACATTATTAATAAATAA